The Achromobacter pestifer genome includes a region encoding these proteins:
- the hflK gene encoding FtsH protease activity modulator HflK codes for MPRIIKLFNLNDPGWGRGNNNGSEPPPKRPQGNGDGPPDLDEVWRDFNNRIGSLFGRKGGGGNNRPGNRGGMKPPSPRGARIGLGVIALVAAGIWLASGFYIVQEGQVAVVTQFGKYKSTSQAGFQWRMPYPIQSHEMVNVSQLRTFEVGFRGGARNKVLPEALMLTTDENIVDMQFVVQYRLRADGAPDYLFMTRDPDESVRQASETAMREVVGKQSMDFVLYEGRTTVATQVQTLMQQILDRYQTGVQVSTVAIQNVQPPEQVQAAFDDAVKAGQDRERQINEGQAYANQVVPLASGQASRMTEQAEGYKAKVVGDAQGNSSRFTSVLGEYEKSPQVMRQRMYLESMQEIFTRASKVMVDTKSNNNMLYLPLDKIMHLAAQDASKSGVAGSGSPTLAPPAQSPARGSAAPAPQPSGSSNSNTLPRDRTSR; via the coding sequence ATGCCGCGAATTATCAAACTCTTCAATCTGAATGACCCCGGCTGGGGTCGTGGGAACAACAATGGCTCCGAGCCGCCGCCCAAGCGGCCTCAAGGCAACGGAGACGGCCCACCCGACCTGGACGAGGTCTGGCGCGATTTCAACAATCGCATCGGATCCCTGTTCGGGCGCAAGGGCGGGGGCGGCAATAACCGCCCGGGCAACCGCGGCGGCATGAAGCCGCCGTCGCCGCGCGGTGCGCGCATCGGCCTGGGCGTCATCGCCCTGGTCGCGGCCGGCATCTGGCTGGCCAGCGGTTTCTACATCGTGCAGGAAGGCCAGGTCGCGGTCGTGACACAGTTCGGCAAGTACAAGTCGACGTCGCAAGCCGGTTTCCAATGGCGCATGCCGTATCCCATCCAGAGCCACGAAATGGTCAACGTGTCGCAGCTGCGCACGTTTGAGGTCGGTTTCCGTGGCGGCGCGCGCAACAAGGTCTTGCCTGAAGCGCTGATGCTCACGACGGACGAGAACATCGTCGACATGCAGTTCGTCGTCCAGTATCGCCTGCGTGCCGACGGTGCGCCCGATTACCTCTTCATGACGCGTGATCCCGATGAATCCGTCCGCCAGGCGTCGGAGACGGCCATGCGCGAAGTCGTGGGCAAGCAGTCGATGGACTTCGTGCTCTACGAAGGCCGCACCACGGTGGCCACGCAAGTGCAGACCCTGATGCAGCAGATCCTGGACCGCTACCAGACCGGCGTGCAGGTCAGCACTGTCGCCATCCAGAACGTGCAGCCGCCGGAACAGGTGCAGGCCGCGTTCGATGACGCCGTCAAGGCAGGCCAGGACCGCGAGCGCCAGATCAACGAAGGGCAGGCCTACGCCAACCAGGTCGTGCCGCTGGCCAGCGGCCAGGCGTCGCGCATGACCGAACAGGCCGAAGGCTACAAGGCCAAGGTCGTCGGCGATGCGCAGGGTAATTCCTCGCGCTTCACCAGCGTCCTCGGCGAATACGAGAAGTCGCCGCAAGTCATGCGCCAGCGCATGTACCTGGAAAGCATGCAGGAGATCTTCACGCGCGCCAGCAAGGTCATGGTCGACACCAAGAGCAACAACAATATGTTGTACCTGCCCTTGGACAAGATCATGCATCTGGCCGCTCAGGACGCCAGCAAGTCCGGTGTCGCCGGTTCGGGTTCGCCCACACTGGCTCCGCCCGCGCAGTCGCCGGCTCGCGGCAGCGCCGCGCCGGCGCCTCAGCCTTCCGGCAGCAGCAATAGCAACACGCTGCCCCGCGACCGTACGTCGCGCTAA